Below is a window of Humulus lupulus chromosome 9, drHumLupu1.1, whole genome shotgun sequence DNA.
acataaaattgtaataatcaatataatgataataatataaatataaatatttatattattattaatcagtcataatatcaattccagtgatataataaatatactttctccaaaattcactggtcttacaaatatcaataactgtaagaaactaatatttgatattattttaatatttaaatattaaaaaaaatattaatatacaataataatggttaaataataggtttactataaatcacacttttcatatatatatatatatatatatatacatacatgaaTCTGTAttattgatttacttaacaaaataataacaataataattaaaattacttaatcataataatttccatattaatataaaatcaattaaatatgtatttttatactttatttaatatctaatattttctagaaaattggacagcacagcggctataaagtggacaatcccaaaatcaaaacctgtataaaaaaatacatataatcccagacaaccagtaaattacagaaaatattccatatatcaataatatataattatatactataaatacacataataacaattactctaatcaatcacaatataggtcaaagaaattatatcACAATGATCgagttccacaacaagtcaaacggtgattttctgaaactcaaaacgtacttcggaacctcgaacactaagtttcgaccgtcggtctacggtggatcgcggtggctcgtggtgggcccaccacccaactatgatagatgtaggaacaagttattgggttttgaagcccacaacacgaggaacacgatggtggtgacggatcggcaaacggatgcctgAGGTgaccgaatcgcaactttgaagtcgcaaggtggccgaacttaaatcgaccaattgaggtgtttaatcggcgagtgagctctagattcccgcgtggtcgatagttcggaggcctttGAATCCAACGGTCCGACACATGGCTATAattggtggccggaaagtactcctgcgtcgtcgacAACAGTAGCACGcagaggagaaagagagagaaagaaagaggaagagaaggagagagaaagagaagaaaaaaaatttatgaggagagagagagagaggctcgggtaaaaagaaaggctgaagccttttcttttctttttttattttttttattttttatttttaaaattaacccaaaatattaaaattcttttcaaataagccctttagcaaaactttcttaatttttataaaaatccccaattaaaattatatgacatttgagttcaatacttgactactcaagtttctctctctttaatctcattaaaaacataaaaaacatattttaaacactatttttccattactatttcttaaatttgtaaacttgtacattttatgtattaaaactcttatttataataaataaatgtattatgaaaatattGGATATTACACTACTGCTATTGAATGTCTAGTCAATTTTGTTCGAGGAGTGAATGATATTTTTGGGACCGAATATTTAAGACTGCCCAATGCTGGGGACATTCGTCGCTTACTTCAAattaggggtggcaatttgggtcacgacacgattaaggtaaacacgaacacgacacgtttaataatcgtgtcgtgttcgtgtttgagtttttgacacgtttaataatcgtgtcatgttcgtgtttaccttaatcgtgtcgtgtcataatcgtgtcagacatGATAACACGAATATTTTACATAGGTTTTCTGATTTTTTTcgtataattatgattaatcgtgtcataatcgtgtcataatcgtgttatcgtgttcgtgtcgtgttgacccgtttaataatcgtgtcgtgttcgtattcttgacacgtttaataatcgtgtcgtgttcgtgtttaccttaatcgtgtcgtgtcataatcgtgtcgacacgaatctgacacgtttacacgaattgccacccctacTTCAAATAGGGGAGGTGCGTGGTTTTCCAGGCATGTTGGGAAGCATTGATTGTATGCATTGGGAATGGAAAAATTGCCCAGTTGCATGGAAAGGACAATTCACGCGAGGTGATCACGGCAGGCCAACAATCATGCTTGAAGCAGTTGCATCACAAGATCTCTGGATATGGCATGCATTTTTTGGTGTTCCAGGATCCAATAATGATCTGAATGTGTTAAATCAATCCCCATTATTCACTGAAATCTTTCAAGGGCAAGCTCCAAGAGTTGAGTTTACAATAAATGGCACACAATACAACAAGGGGTACTATCTAGCAGATGGTATCTATCCAGAGTGGGGTACATTTGTTAAAACTATCCCACTACCTCAAGGagagaaaagaaaattatttgctCAATGCCAAGAAGCGGTACGTAAAGATGTTGAGCGAGCATTTGGAGTACTTCAATCTCGTTTTATTATTGTACGAGGATCAACACGTTTTTGGCAAAGAGATGTTCTCAAAGATATTATGTATGCATGTATCATATTACACAATATTATTATCGAGGATGAAAGAGATGCATATGAGAGTTTGGTTGGTTTTAATTATGATGACGGCCCTACAAACACCCTAACAGTTGAAGTATTACATGGACCTATTTCCGACTTCCCGACAATGCTGCAAAGAAATGCTGAAATTCGTGATAGAAATATTCATCGCAATCTTCAAGCAGACTTGGTGGAACACATATGGTCAAAATTTGGAAatcattttaattagtttttttttaattatgttagattgattaattacgattatgtcattttataagtttttttttaatttagtctAATTTAAATATCATgtactatttatttatattaatatatgaatttaaaaaatttagtatgataatatttataattataaaatgatatattaaataataatatgtggGGACCATGATTGACAATTTTTAAGGTAGCTTGCATTGGAATATTTTTAAGAAATATGTTGCCAAAAGTGATgtggatgagagagaaaataaaaaattatattttttagttgattTAGACATTTTAGGTAATATTGGGTAGTTTGCATGTTGTAATAGGAAAGCAAGCTAAATAAATAGGCCCTTAAATTCTTAATAAAATTGTGTTGTGGTGTTTGAGTAAACGAACCAGGGAACTGACACGTGGAGCTTGAGCATGATCTTCCTCGTGTAACGAAATATGAAAATTAAATTAGGAGTAATACAATGCACTAATCAATTTTGACACGTGGATGATGAGGCTAAAATCTAGTGGGACAGGAagcagtttttttttctttataacgTAAATAGGTTACAAGCTTCGTGGCATAAATTATTAAAAAGTCAAGTCATGCATGTCAACTACAAGTACACTACCAACCAATCTTGATACGCCACGTCATCATCTCAATTTATAGTAACGCCACGTCATTATCTCAATTTCTAGTAAACACCAACCGTTACGTGGCAACACTCCCACTGGAACGTTCTAGAACCCACAACTCACAACCCCATGCTTTGCCAAACCTAATTGGATAAACATCACTACcaaataattttcaaaattattataaatCCAAACTccaatttatttattgatttatttatcTCAAAAAGATAAGAAAAAACGATCtccttaattattattatatatattttttgagatAACGTTCTCTATGCTTATAAAAGTAGATgctattattgtttttttttttaatttatatattaaaatgataATTCTTGTAAAGGAGTTTCATTTTAACTTTATTttgattgatatgattatatagTGTTCTTGACTGTGAATAATTTTTGAtacaattgtaattatttagGACATtagataaatttttaaaaataaaaaattcaaaataatttacaGCACATAAAACTATGTAAAAAATTAGTTAGGGtagtactataaattattcaaatttgcACGTCCCAGAGTATATTCTTATATACTGtcttaaaataaaacaataaggCCAAAAATTATTCACGAGACTATACTGTACCCTCGTCGTTTTGGCAGCCTTAAAGTAAAACCGAGAATTTTCcaataattatatgtttagttgAAGACATAAATGTAATAGAAAACATAATCCAGTTTTAAATTGAATCAATTACACAAATATTCAACACAAGAAGTTATATCACAAAtatactatatataaaaaaaaaaagagtagaaATTTGAAATGAAAATGAGAGATTTGAGGAGAATGATCTGAGAATAGAGTGGTTAGTAGTACAAGACGAGTCGTCTGGAGCAGAGAGTACAAAAATACTTCCTCTTGATGTTGAAGCAGATGGGGAGAAAGCAGAATCTCCACCGGCTCTCCACATCCATGGCTTCCACCTTTCCGCCGCACTGAGGGCACGATCCCGGAGCCTCTTGCCTCCCCACCTCCTTCTTCTCCTCTTCGCAAACGTAAACCTTCCACATTCTTAttctgattattattattattattattattattattattttctatctGATTTTCTCTTCTCCCAAACACCGTTTTCTTCTCTGTCTTCAAAATCTGCTGAGATCGAGAGTATTTAAATCGACTAGTTGGGCCTGGCCCTCCTCGACCATGAttaggtttttattttttatttttattttaaaaaaaaaaaaaaaacaaaaggccCTTTTACTTCTTCTACTCACTCACTGGTCAACCTTTGAAAAAAGTTGTGTAAAGGAATCTTTGACAATGGTGTAGAATTGTCGAGTGTTTTTCCATATTCTTCTGCTATACTATTTCTATTGGGTAAATAAAAAAACGTGATTTGTAAATAAATTGTAGAGAATTTTTACATGTGAAGTTGTAAAATAAATAGTTAGATGTGAAATATTCTATAATATTTATGATGATATTTAGGAATACATACCAAAATTATGTATTGGATTGGATGGATTCGGCTCGAAATTATTCACAACTAGGGATTAGATTTGGATATGTTAAGttgaatttattattattattattatcatcgtGTATTTTTTTGTGACTTTTACATGAgcaaataacaaaaataatattGGAATATTGACGATGAAAatacttaaatttttttaataatttttttttttgtagcaataatacctaaatttataatttttatgcaaCCGTTACTACTTCCCGTTAGGTATATACATGACACTTTTTTATAATCGTAAATTTAGGCATTAAAGAGTAACTTTATAGATGGTTTGAGTATTATCGCCGCCAATATCcctaaattatttaaatactataaaatcattttaaattttaaaaatctaaaaaattattataaactaATAATTACTAAAACTAAAATTTGCAAATTTGAAACaacccaaattaaaattgaaattcaaaatcatcccaaaatccatattattaattagtttttagtaattttttagatttttttaaagGGAAAGTACCAGTTTGACCCCTGTGTTTTTCTCAAATACGTGATTGGcacctgtgttttgttaaatgacaattcggacCATGTGTgtttacaaaatagatcaaaatagtaccttatactgaattttggtaaaaaaaaaattcaaatataatatttaattctCAGCTTCTCGACAACTTTCTCTACTTCTCTGAACCCACTTCATCAATAACGACCCgataattgatcttataattgaaaacaTTTTGAGCGAAATTgggtctagggtactattttgatcaattttgtaaaatatgggtccgaattgtcatttaacaaaacagaagGGCCGATCGCATGTTCGGGAAAAACACAGGggccaaaatagtattttttctttttaaaatttaaaatgatttttataatatttaaaaaaatttaaaaatttattctAAAATCATCTCAAATCCATATGTGACACGTGAATACTTATCACATAGTTAGCAGTGAGTGCTAGCGGTTGCATAAAAATGGTAGATTTAGgtattaccaaaaaaaaaattggatattaaagtgtaacttttgaaaagattTTGGTATTATCGCTGCCAATTAGACTAATGAAAATGTGCCACGTGGATACTTAACGGGCAATTAACGATGAGTTCTAACATAAGCACAAAAAAtatagatttatgtattattatcgCCAAAAAAAGATTTGTGTATTAAAGTGCaacttttagaattttttttagatattatCCCGCAAATATCCCAATAATATTTGAATACCTAAataatatgttttattttataaaaaaaaaaatctactaaTGTAGTACCTTGCTATTTGTCTTAGGACAAATTAGTATCCTATTGTTTGACTAATAATACTTTAGTACTTTGTATATGATAAATTAATACTTTGTTGGATCTCTTAATACTATTTTATGGTCAGTTTGGTAAAGGTTTTAGgaaagttacaagttacttttgatttttttttttttgcaataatgTTGTTtggtaaataaaaaaaacaaattattaacaaatttatgtagaaattagagttattaCAACCCAATTTCAAACTTTAGCTTATAGATGAATCTATAATTATTTTacatatttacttatttattatataaattatttaaaataaaaatattttaaataaataactgtattaaaaattaaatataaacattaattaaatcttaaatattatttttatatttattagatattttaaaatatattttgttttcaGTAATTTTATATCAACTAACCATAGAGTTTATcaaatattatgatatttttttgcatctctcaatatttttaaatattataataaacaaaaatacaacAACTTCAAGCTTCATTGATTTTCCCACAATACTCTTAAAGTTGTGATTATTGTTGAACAAGCCTTAACTTTACGAACTGGCCTCTAatatatcatatataataaatGAGTTCAAAATTATGTATATTCGTTCGTTTTGGTTGACCAAAATAACCTTAAAAAATTGATTACATTATTTTTTGGGTTATTACCGGCGAAAATACCCAATGTTTACATGTTGTTCCACTTATACACCCAATCTTTATTTTTCGCGGTGAATATACTCAAACCCACATGAACTGTGTCTCCGTCACTACTTTACCCCTAACAGCGTTAAAAACGCTTACGTGGCCAATTGCGTGTACAAAACCAGACACATGTGCTTTAAAATATTAACTgcaaatcaaaaaaaaaatttccaacGGCTTGAACAGGGAATGATTTCTTTATACCCACATTTCATGTAGAAAAGGCAAACCCACAttcaaagttttttctgaaaCTAATTTCTTGAGACTACAAAGATCACAGAGGACGACGACGAAGACTGAGGACGAAGAACCCCCTGCTTTTTACCATTTTGAATTGAGGAGGACGACGAAGACTGAGGACGAAGAACCCCCTGCTTTTTACCGTTTCGAATTGAGGACGACGACGAAGCAGGAGGAGGAACTGGAACAAAATGCCCATGCTTCGGACTGAGGACGAAGAACCCCCTGGATATGGTAAGCCCCTGACTGTGTTGTGCATGTACTTTTGTGGGatattctttgttttgtttgggtAATGTGCTTTGTCGTATATCACATGAGTTTGTCCATTTTCCCACTAactttctttgtatttttttattatctgATATGCTAGATCTGTGTGGGGGCCATTTTACTGTGGCAATGCACCATGGAGGAAATTTCTTCACTCCATTTGGCAACAAAAGGTATCATGGAGGTAAAGTTTCTTTTTTTGACTGGAATCACACTGATTACTTCAGTAGATATGAGTTGGATTGGATGGTGCAATGCTTAGGGTATAAATTGCCTGTGGGTTTTTTGTGGAAGCCTAAGGAGAAGCATTTGACTTTGGCTGAAATGGTAATTGGTGATAAACAAGTTATTGAAATGGTTGAAGATATGATGAGGAGAAAGTATAGACAAGTGGATATTTTTGTGGTCCAACCAGAAAGAACTTTGGAGTTGGAATGGAGTAAGGAGAAAGATGCAATTCCTTATATCCCAGAACTTTCTAAGAAGACGGTGTGCACTATAGAAGAGTTGCCTGATGATACAACTATCCCAGCAGATGTAGTGGTCAACCCATTATCAGATGATGAAGATCCTTGGTTTGATCACAATGAAATTAGATATGAGGATGGTCCTGAAGTTGTAGACATTGACTCTGTGAACTCTGAAGATGAGGACCCTTTTTTTGTTGTCAATATGCCAGAGGAATGGACACAATCTAGTTGTGTCATTGAAGACTTGCCTGATGATGCAGATGTAGTTGCCGATGTGGTTGTCAATCCAAAACTCAATTGTGCTGCAGAAGAGGTCGAATATGAGTATGAGTATAATGATTTTGGCCCAAGTCAAAATGATGAAGCTGATGTTGGTGAGAATATTCAGAGTGAAAGTGATGTTGGTGAAAGGGGTCTAGAGAGTCAGCATGATGAAGCTGCTGTTAATGAGAATGGGCAAAATGAAGGTGAAGCTGCTGTTAATGAGAATGGGCAAAATGAAGGTGAAGGTAATGAAGAGTCTGAATTTGTTATGGAGGAGGAGGAGTACATGCAGAATGAGGGTGAGGCTGAAGAGATGTTTGCTAATGCTAATCCTGCAACATGGTGGCATTCAGTTACAGACGGTTGTAGCCAAGCTGATCCAAATGATGATGAAGGTGCTTATGTTAGTGAGGAAGACCTACAAAGTTTGTCTAGTTCAGATGAGGATGGTAATGCCAGGAGGAGAAAAAGATCCAACAACCAATTCAATCATGCAACAAACATGGATAACTTCAGATTTAAATTAGGCATGCTTTTTGCTACCGTGGACCAATTTAGAACGGCATTGAAGGAGCATTTTATTAAGATTAACAGGGAGTATGTTTGGCTGGCCAATGACCAAAGTCGGGTAAGGGCAAAATGCAAGAGTGCAGGCTGCAATTGGGTCATTTATGCAAGAGTCCAACTGTCAGACAGACGCTCATTCAGGGTAAATACATTGGTGGATAGGCACACGTGTGGATTGGTTTTCAACAACAAACATGCAACCTCCAATTGGCTTGCAAAGCATTATCTTGAACAGTTCAAAATAAACCCAAACTTAACTTACTCTGGTTTCATGCAGCTAACAACACGTACTCAGTTTTCAAGAACAACAAGGTCAATTTTCTACAGAGCAAAGAATTGTGCAAGAGTGATGTTAGAAGGAACTATAAGGGAACAATATGCCATACTGGAAGATTATTGCAAGCAACTGTTAGAGACAAATCCTGGGAGCACATCAATATTGAAAACCATAATGCAGGATGGAAAGAGGTTATTTGAAAGGGTGTATATATGTCTTAAAGCTTGTAAAGATGGATTCGTCAATGGTTGTAGGCCCCTTATCTGCTTCGATGGTTGTTTTTTAAAAGGATATTGCAAAGGAATGTTATTAGCTGCAATTGGCATTGATGCAGCAAATGCCATGTTTCCAGTGGCTTATGCTGTAGTGGAGAAGGAGTACACAGGTAGCTGGACATGGTTTTTAAATTTATTGAAGGAGGATTTGAAGATTGATGAACCAGAGAGATTAACAATGATTTCAGATAGGCAAAAGGGCTTAGAAATAGCATTAAGTACTGTATTTCAAGGTTCGGAAGTGAGATTCTGTGTGAGACATATGCATGCcaatttcaagaagcaattccctGGACTCTTACTTAAGCAAATGATGTGGGCCGCTGCAAGGACAACAACTAAAGTGGAATGGAAAAATAGGATGAATGAAATTAAGCAAGAGAATTTCAAGGCGTATGAATGGCTGATGAAAAAAAACCCAGAAGAATGGCCAAGTCTCATTTCAGGGAGCATGTGAAATGTGACCTTCTTATTAATAACCTCTGTGAAAGTTTCAACAATGCCATTCTTGATGCCAGAGATAAATCTATTATCACTTTGCTAGAAAATATTAGGCATTGGATGATGAGTTTGTTCTGCAATAGAAGAATGAGTGTCTCTAAGTGGGTGCATCCTGTTTCCAAAAGAATTATGGACATCATTGAGAAAAACAAGAATGTTGCTAAGCATTGTTTCCCTATGCTTGCTGGAGGTGGTAAGTTCCAGGTAAATTTATTGCAAAGCATCAATGCTCAGTCATTTGTTGTGAACTTGGAAACGAAAACATGCACATGTAGGCTATTCCAATTGTCTGGCATACCATGTGGGCATGCTTTAGCTGCTATCTGGTTTTCAAACCTAGATGCAGTGGGATTCATAGATGACTACTACAAGAGGCAAGCATATGAAGAAACTTATGCGACACCAATCGAACCAATGCCTAGCCCAGATAAGTGGCTTGACACTGGTCTGAATCCGATACATCCTCCAACAGAGACAATTTTACCTGGAAGGCCTAAAAAGTCTAGAAACAAAGAGGCAGATGAACCACCACCTACTACTGCAACAAAGGCTAGGAGAGTTGGCCAAGTTAATCACTGCAGCAATTGTAAGCAAACAGGCCATTCACGAGTAACATGCAAGAATGCAACTATGGAGGTAATCTTGGTACACGGTATGCCAGACTTGTATTCATTTGCAGTTAAAATGAATGTGATTTGCTTAAGTATGATGAGTTATGTTTTTGGTTTAATTACAGCCT
It encodes the following:
- the LOC133800404 gene encoding uncharacterized protein LOC133800404 yields the protein MDSPNSPNPYENMSLEDIIIAECTDDHDDQYFKALMDGGSSTRQGRKRAHIDRGHVEGHQQYQFRRRFRMRRHVFLRIVQALENHSEYFHTRFDAVGRRGLSPLQKCTAAMRMLAYGAPADYVDEYVRIGETTWEVRGFPGMLGSIDCMHWEWKNCPVAWKGQFTRGDHGRPTIMLEAVASQDLWIWHAFFGVPGSNNDLNVLNQSPLFTEIFQGQAPRVEFTINGTQYNKGYYLADGIYPEWGTFVKTIPLPQGEKRKLFAQCQEAVRKDVERAFGVLQSRFIIVRGSTRFWQRDVLKDIMYACIILHNIIIEDERDAYESLVGFNYDDGPTNTLTVEVLHGPISDFPTMLQRNAEIRDRNIHRNLQADLVEHIWSKFGNHFN
- the LOC133802602 gene encoding uncharacterized protein LOC133802602; amino-acid sequence: MWKVYVCEEEKKEVGRQEAPGSCPQCGGKVEAMDVESRWRFCFLPICFNIKRKYFCTLCSRRLVLYY